The Ahaetulla prasina isolate Xishuangbanna chromosome 3, ASM2864084v1, whole genome shotgun sequence genome window below encodes:
- the VPS28 gene encoding vacuolar protein sorting-associated protein 28 homolog, with translation MFHGIPANAGMGAPGNKPELYEEVKLYKNAREREKYDNMAELFAVVKTMQALEKAYIKDCVNPNEYTAACSRLLVQYKAAFKQVQGLEINSIDDFCRRFRLDCPLAMERIKEDRPITIKDDKGNLNRCIADIVSLFITVMDKLRLEIRAMDEIQPDLRELMETMNRMSHLPPDFEGRQKVSQWLQTLSGMSASDELDDSQVRQMLFDLESAYNAFNRFLHS, from the exons ATGTTCCACGGGATCCCCGCCAACGCCGGGATGGGAG CCCCCGGGAACAAGCCGGAACTCTACGAG GAAGTCAAGCTCTACAAAAATGCCCGCGAACGGGAAAA GTACGACAACATGGCCGAGCTGTTTGCTGTGGTGAAGACTATGCAAGCCCTGGAGAAGGCCTACATCAAGGACTGTGTCAACCCCAATGA GTACACGGCCGCCTGCTCCCGCCTCCTGGTCCAGTACAAGGCCGCCTTCAAACAGGTGCAGGGACTGGAGATCAACTCCATCGATGACTTTTGCCGCAGGTTCCGG cTGGACTGCCCGCTGGCCATGGAGAGGATCAAGGAGGACCGGCCCATCACCATCAAGGACGACAAGGGCAACCTCAACCGTTGCATTGCGGACATCGTGTCG ctCTTTATCACCGTGATGGACAAGCTGCGCTTGGAGATCCGGGCCATGGATGAG ATCCAGCCAGACCTGCGGGAGTTGATGGAAACCATGAACCGCATGAGCCATTTACCTCCAGACTTTGAGGGGCGGCAGAAAGTGAGCCAATG GCTGCAGACCCTGAGCGGCATGTCGGCTTCCGACGAGCTGGATGATTCTCAGGTCCGCCAAATGCTCTTCGACCTGGAGTCGGCCTACAACGCCTTCAACCGCTTCCTGCACTCGTGA